The following are encoded together in the Zingiber officinale cultivar Zhangliang chromosome 8A, Zo_v1.1, whole genome shotgun sequence genome:
- the LOC122012687 gene encoding protein translocase subunit SecA-like: MAMARRSQTVASLLRASLLRRFSSRLSERSISSSAPRRLSFGWFDKVKSAFTGKPSPDPSASKIDFSLTEFADQMEKARTLGSLKQFEVGRCSEATMSGAFQKNSAILRYLGAIDPSGENLQNSHKQDAAKHCNATIADVEHVLAKYSWAKEAQKKIEKLKEEGKPMPTSFSEVQKLMGSTPLDLGRSNLAKSGQISRNALCPCGSGKRYKRCCAAT; the protein is encoded by the exons ATGGCGATGGCGAGGCGGTCTCAGACCGTGGCTTCTCTTCTCCGCGCTTCTCTCCTCCGTCGCTTCTCCTCGCGCCTCTCTGAGCGGTCTATCTCTTCCTCTGCCCCTCGCCGACTGAGTTTTGGGTGGTTCGACAAGGTCAAGAGCGCTTTCACAGGAAAGCCCTCTCCTGACCCTTCGGCTTCCAAGATCGACTTCTCACTCACTG AATTCGCTGATCAGATGGAAAAGGCGAGAACACTGGGCTCGTTGAAGCAGTTCGAGGTAGGCCGATGCAGCGAGGCTACCATGTCTGGCGCGTTCCAGAAGAACTCCGCTATCCTTCGTTACCTCGGCGCCATCGATCCCTCGGGAGAG AATTTGCAGAACAGCCATAAACAGGATGCAGCAAAGCATTGCAATGCCACAATAGCTGATGTTGAACATGTTTTAGCAAAATACTCATGGGCTAAAGAGGCACAAAAGAAGATTGAAAAATTGaaagaggaaggaaaacctatgcCAACTAGCTTTAGTGAG GTACAAAAACTAATGGGCTCAACACCATTAGATCTTGGAAGGTCTAATTTGGCAAAGAGTGGGCAAATAAGTAGAAATGCTCTCTGCCCATGTGGATCTGGAAAAAGATACAAAAG ATGCTGTGCGGCGACATGA